Proteins found in one Plasmodium chabaudi chabaudi strain AS genome assembly, chromosome: 5 genomic segment:
- a CDS encoding ATP synthase-associated protein, putative, with protein sequence MENITIGKSNNELKKIEDEKKLVTGQNLNLLLGDLKMMTAYEMSSEWKDTNMMNECFNNFSWFDSRILKNIQNYLNADEVERSKIDYAYNALFPKPIDIKDTKLNMMSLWIKSRIHYNNTFFPLHLSEYDS encoded by the coding sequence ATGGAAAATATTACCATTGGAAAAAGcaataatgaattaaaaaaaatagaagacGAAAAAAAGCTAGTAACAGGACAGAacttaaatttattattaggggatttgaaaatgatgacAGCATATGAAATGTCATCAGAATGGAAGGATACAAATATGATGAATGaatgttttaataatttttcatggTTTGATTCAAGAatacttaaaaatatacaaaactATTTAAATGCTGATGAAGTAGAAAGATCAAAAATCGactatgcatataatgCTTTATTTCCTAAACCAATTGATATAAAAGATAccaaattaaatatgatGTCACTATGGATTAAATCAAGAATACATTACAACAATACTTTTTTCCCTTTACACTTATCTGAATATGACTCATAA